Genomic DNA from Brassica rapa cultivar Chiifu-401-42 chromosome A04, CAAS_Brap_v3.01, whole genome shotgun sequence:
TTTAGTACctccaaaataaacaaaaggaaAAAGACTATTCATCATCCTTCTCCTTGTCAACTTTCTTCCCAATCCAATTAGCGACAATAGGAGTCAAAGCCACCGTGGGAGGAAACCTTATGGGAGAAGCAGCTTTATGCGCTGCGTAAGCCAACGCAAAGGCTCCCACTTTCTCTCCCGTCTCATTCGTCGAGATCCCAACCTTTGAAACAAAACAACAGCTATTATTACTCAAATTCAAGAACAAGAAACACATAAAGATAAAGGAGAACCTTGAGAAGGAGAGCTTGAACATCAACACCGGAAGTGACGAGAGCGTAGCAGAGCGAGAAGGAAATGAGGGAAAGGGTGATGGATGTTGCTAGGTAAGCACCACCGTACTTTGCAAGCAACTCCTTAGCTTCATCTGTCtttgacttcttcttcttcttcgtctctcCATCACTTTCTTCATCCTTTGAGGTCAATATCTGTATTGTTCATtcaaaattgtaaatatatgatTCAAGAAGAGGAAAGCAAAAGATTGAAGATAAGAAAGTCACCTTCCATAGACCAACTTCGAGTCCATATTTCTTGGTAACTTCCTCCGGAGACGGCGGGGAAGTGTTCTTCTCCTCGGCTTTCTCTCGGACGGCTCTGCATCTGAACTTATTCGTATTGGACTCCGACGAAGTTTGGATtgaagagaggaagaagaatcgAGTTTTAGTGTTTCTGGTGTTCCACAAGGAAGACGGAGCCGACGAAGGGACTTGCAGAATCATCGCCATAGTTTAATTTGTTTTCAGCCACCAAAAAACGAAGTCAATCGTTTCCTTTACCTCTTTTATTCTTTGTTCTTCTTGTACACACAAATCTTACCGTAGTTATAAACCTTTTTatctaattatttaatttaaacaaagTTAATTTTTTGATATTAAATTGTACTTTATCAAGTTAATTAAAATTAGTGTTTAATCATCTGGAATTTAGAAGATGCTTTACAATACTTGGAGTAAAGGAGAACAAAAAATGAGGAGGTAAACGAATATCCACGTCCCTGGGAAAAAAGTAAGCGGATGAGGTTGTTTTCGTTTTCAGACACTCAACACACGTACGGCTAGAATGCAGGCAAGTCGCCAGACCGTACATCGCACAAACAAAACCCAAAATATATACATTCTCTCTCTGTACTTTTTGTTTCAAATACATTttctatatagtatatataaaggCAAATCTTttaaataactttttattttatttaagatgACAAAGTATATTCAGTAAAAAGTTAATAACAATTATAGTCTTATTaacaattttaattaattatttattaaatatataaaataaatggagAAATTCCATAGTTagttctttttagtttttttttcacaaaaatagacttaaaagaataacaaaaataagttttactattaaaaattaaatatgcaCTTTtaagggttaactaatctatacttatgatttagagttaaggagtgAGATTTTTGGGAtagaatttcaaattaaaaaaaaattaaaattaaaattaaaatgttcaaaataaaaaaaagtctattttggtcattttattttttgagtgctatttttgtgaaaataagaACTATCAGAACTTGAAAACTCTAAACTATAAGAAAAGAACCAGTAGATATCATATTTTTATGCCAGTTATATGTTGGGTTGGAATTTCTCTAATACACTGTATATTACTATATTAGTAAATTTCATTCATtacaaaaaaagagaagaatatTGATAATAAAAAACTTGTGTATCGTATTATGctgtgtttcatctttttaGCATATTTAtcttaacaaaataaaactCCACAAAAGCACAAACAAAGAAAACCCAAAAATCATACAAATAGTGTCTTGAAATTTTTCTctcctctcttttttctttctccacTCTGTCTTCATCTCCACGTATTCCTCATACCTTCCTTTACCTCTTCTCCCCTCACCACATCCATCTTTACGACTTCTCTTCCCTTCCAACAACCCTTGTAATATTACCACACTCTCCCTCCCTTTCAAACACTTTCCTTCTATGTCCTCTACTCCCAACCTCACCTCCCTCACGTGCACTTCTCCTCCCACTTCCTCGTCCACCTCTTTCCACGTCTCCGCCGATCCACACGACACAACCGCCGCCACCTCCGCCGCTCTCTTCCCCGTCACCACCGTCGAAAATCTAATCTCTAAATCTCCGGTCAACCAGTTCCGCTTCGCCGAAACTGCGTCCCTACTCGATATATTCACCGCACGTTTCTTTACCGGATCGATCACTATCCAGTTGAGCTTCATGCTCGCTTCCATATCTGTCACCCACGCTTCGTAATCCCCACCCGGATATCGAATCCGGGTGCTAACCGACTCTTTTGGGTCGAGCATATCGACCCGAAACGGAGCCGACAAGAACCAACTTCCTTTGCCACTCTCTGTTTCCATCTCTTGGACCTTAGAGTAGATTAGCTCTCCTCGGTAATACAGGTCAACGGCTGAGATTAATCCAGTGGTCGGTGGATCGTCTTTTTCGGAAGGCCACGTGTGTTCACTGAACGGGTACGAGTCAGCGAAGAAGGAGCGGTACCCGGAAGGGAAGGAGGAGATGGCTTTAACAACACGTGGATCGTTTATAGAAGGCCACGTGGCGGCTGAGAGTTCTTGCCAGAGCTTCTGTTCCCTGCAGAGGGTTTGGAGATAAGAGGATGTTGATGCGGTGGAGGAAAGCGTCGGACCGTCGAGTCGGGTCAAGATTTGGGTTTGGATGATGTCAGGATGAAGCGTTGAGAAGGAATCACCGGTGCTATAATCGACGTGTGCCATTTAGAAATGAGaggaaattgtttttttttttttttatgtgaaaAGAGAATGTGTAACAAGATGATTATGAAATCATACAGATATATAATGAATGAAGTAAAGATATAAAGAGAATGATCAAAGGAAGCGATGGTTCAGTCAACCGTCGCTCTTTTAGACTATTCTATTTCAAGATGCATGATTTATTATTCCTATTTTATCCATGTTTCCGAAGATAAATAAATGTATATACACGCTCTATTTATGACAAATCTTTTCAAAACTTATCTTTATTAGACAGATCACGTAATCTCTGCAACGAATTTCATATTTTCCACGTTATTTTTATCATTGAGTTGACATTTCAAGCTTTTTGGTTGCTCGGATTTTGAAAACCAGGAGGacatttttttgttcttatgGTCAgttaaaagcttttttttttagaacaaataactttttttatggCCACTCAGAAGTCAGAACCGGTGGTCTTAATTAGTGGCTCTTTCttggaaaaaaagaagacaTTTTCGCAATATGATTGTATTAGAGTGCATTAGTTTTGTTGTATGCTTATTGGTGGTGGTACTAATGTCCTGTATTAAAATTATACTGGTTATAGTAGAATAACTAGCACATGAaactctctctcctctcctagAGAGAGATTTTCTCTCTCGATTTCTTCCTCTCTTATCAATCTCTTATCTTTCAGAGAGGTTAGATTTGTtcgagagtgagagagagatatcCTTTTGTTTTCCGGCTACGGTTCATCCGACCGGCTTTCGTCTCCGGCGTTCTCGCGTTCTTCTCCGGCGGAGAGCAGCCGGCTTTTGACTCTGGGATGCGGTGTATCCCTTAGCTCCATGTCGCCGGTTTTTGGTTCCGCGTCACGCCTCGTTGGTGCTGACGGCGGCTTTTCATCGGGGTTATCCCGGTTCAGTTTGACTGGCGTCTCTGTTCTTCCTCCTCCCAATCGACTCTCTTTCCTTGGCCTCATCGATGGTTGAGGGATGATAGAAGACGATTGAATCATTTGGAAAGGTCTGGTCCGGAAGCGATTCGACTAACCGTGAAGAAGGCTCTGTCTGAGCATCTTTCTTCATCGGCTTCAGTTCCGCTGTCGGCGGAAGTCCGTCGCCTCTCCTTTGCAGCGCCGGTGGAAGATGGTTGATTCTCGCCTTGACACGTGTCACAGAATGCTGGGCGTTCGTACACGCGGTGGGCAAGTTGTCAACTCCTTCCTCTTCCGGTTTTTCGTTTTGGGCTTTAGGCCCTGAGCGGTTTAGTACAGTATTGCCTATTTGATGGGCCTGTTGTCTTTTGTTATGTTTTGGATTGGGCTTATTTGGGCCTTTtccttttaataaaatatcagtgaaaaaaaaaaagaataactaGCACATAAATTTATGAGTAATTGGCGTAGATGCACCCAGAAATCCATGTAATTTGCCATAtaaccttgtttttttttaatatttttagtgactataatacccttatctctatctctctctcttttcccttttatgtgttctaatctctttatctctcgtacaaattattcaaatcatcttctaattcaacacaaatctttatttttttattctgattcttttgacaCCCATAATGCTAATCTTATTTTCTCACCCCAGTTCTAATATTTCCAATTTCGAATCACAATcaacttttagataatatatacgtTAGTAGGTACTTACCtgctattatttagattttaatggattcttaatcgatacatgaagtgttagctgttacaaatagatttgaagctatttaatagataactaattaattgttaatagtttcattaactgctatatgatttgttagttgatacatttgtttgatacatagattgttagatgatactgaaattattagcggatatgttagttggtatgtaaattgttacctgctatgtaaatatttagctgatagatctagAGTTACTTGTTTTCGACAAAGCATAAGGGCATTTTCGTCCGCACAGTGTCAAAAAGTTACTCCTTTTTGAGTTATCTATAATTAAGGGCATTCAGCAAATTTGGACCTTAATTGGGGATATTCCACACATTGTCTCTAAATTTATAGTAGTTACGGGGTAGGTATTATAGTAAAATAAgacaaatttttatatttttattttttcagaattttttaaTAACAAGCAGTTAAAAACTGAAGAAGTTTtctctttaaaatatttatataaaaataccaGATATATACTATAATATGTTTGTTTTTATCTTATAAAATACGTCGTTGTCATGATAGTTACGCATAGGCCTAGTTACGCATCGTAACGTAATCAAGATTTACTGTGATTAGTGAGTGAATTACTATTTTCGTGTTAGTAATCAATTTTATTGAAAAGAATTATTATATGAAATAACACTATATTTACGTGGTACATTATGGATTGTGTCATTTTGTAccactaattttttttagaattttatacATTACTTATATGtaatagagaaaaagactaagatagcaccaaaccaagtttttgttcccaaagtagcactcaaggctcaaagtcacaaaaataagtttcattaaagaggtaaatatacacttatatcccttaagttaattaatccaaaccttagggtttagagttaaggggtggggttttggaattagagtttaaaattttataaaaaataaatactaaaataaaaaataaaaattttaaaaacagtttcaaaaagtatttttaaattataaaaagaaaattttcaaaaaaaaaataaaaaaaaatttcgaaaaaaagattttcaaaaaaaaaattataaaatttcgaatctgaaaactcataatctgaaactataaaatttttttttttttattttattatttttatttttttttgtttgtttatttaattttaaaccaagggtattagggatattttaccctttaatgaatatcatttttgtgactttttccttctagtgctatttttgagacataaacttcaaaaggtgctattattgacaattgccctatgtAATATTGGTAAATCAATTtctaattaattaattcaaaagTTTCCATAATTCATTATATGTttgcatttttaatttaataataaacatatattttttctaacaaaatcttataaAATGTTTCAccactattttataaattattattatattattattattttaaaagaaaaaggaaaatatgctaatattattgtatattaCATATAGataaaagatatattatcaagctaaatgataaatataattacataaaCTAATACGCGAACTATTTTCCTAGATTATAAAATCAAACTAAgtatattcatattaaaattatatatacatgctcataaataaaatatttccttcaattaaactaaaacaatttttataaaaaataagtaacgtctgatatataattttcatattaactataaatacaaaagtaataaaataatttacatcAAAACTTAAACttttaaccaaaaatatttaaaattttctataaaaaatagataacacataaccatatatatatataaataaattttttaacacatattaaagttataaattttagacaGCTATTTTTGTGGCCGCAATTTAGgttaaacaaattattttaatttactttacaaaaataatttgaacggtcaataaaaataataattacattATTGAATAGGTTAAGTCACTACTATATGTTAACTGTTTTATTAAATTCTAACAACTGAGTATTACAATAAGTTATAAAAATCCGAAAATGagtatattatgtttttaaaatccaTCAATTATTATAGTTCAAACAAGCTAGATgtgtttattataaaacaaaaaaaaaactaaaactaaaacccAAATCAGTCTACAGATACTTTTGtattatcaaattaattatttttttaaatgtttccgCTATTTGAAAGTGTAGATAGaatcaaataattaatatttaatatagaatattacaaaaagagccaaaaaatacatatataaaacacaTTAGCCATCGATGTCTGTCATTATATGTGTTTTCATTCAATCAAACCCAAAGACTACCAACTCTAATGTTTCATCGACATTGAAGATATCTCCCTCCACAAAGGACAgattatctttttgttttgttttgtttggtctGAGacatgaaaataaaagataactaAAGAATGATTaaaagacggattataatttcaTGATTAGGATAAGGATAAGGTAGGCCTTATCGTAATTATAAATGACGTTGGACTACAGACCGAACCAAAAGTAATATTTTAAGGTTAGACGGAATTGCACTAATTCAGATTTCATTAATATGATCTACAAGAAATCTTATTTCGAAACAATCATCCACCTGTATTACAGAATAACTAATGACTAAGACAAGAAAACAACCTTCGTTGATCAGTTAAATGAACATTCACCTTGatctataaaatttaattaaataatgtatataCACATTAGTTgtcttttaaattatttaaacaataaacaaTATATACATTGATCATTTACTTCACAATCCACAACTTTTTCAAACGATTAATCTGACGGCCGGCTTAATCTATGGTTCAAGATTAAACTGGATAACAGGCAATACCGCAAAACATTAAACAGTCAAATACATATGACACATCCTTAGATTGCTGTGACAAGAGCCTTTTTCTCTACTTCGCATATATGACTAAGGACGACCGAGTCAAAGAAAAATCGAACCTCATGTCATAAGGTTAAGACAAACTATTGTTGTTTATGGATTTTAACTATGTATCACTTTGGTCAATGATTTGGACTTCACTGATTTTGTATTAATAATCATGAGACGGCAATTTCAGAAAGAGAAGTATCGTATATCTAAAGTATTAAGGATCAATGATTGATTTATGAATTTCACTGATTAAGGATACATAATATATTTCCACTAACTCCCTTTGTAATACCCTAGTTCATTGCCGTGTATGTAACACATTGGTGCCGACTTGGATGAACCTCAACATCAAGGGTTTAAAGACAATACATGAACCAGTTAGACAATGGAACATGACACTCTGTGGGCTAAATGGAAAGTTTATTGACTTTATCCATGAAGTATTTGACAAAGAGAAGGCTATGGCCTTGATGCGTGTTAGTCAGTCAAGAATGTTTACATTACGTTCCTGTATTCGAGGACAAGATCCCTCATTTCTTGTAACAGTTTTGTGTATATAAACTCATGTAAATCTGTAAATTAACATATGTCTACTGATAACACCAACATCACTAATGAGTAGCGATCATACTCCAATCAGGTTGCTCAAGCTGAAAGCGCTGCAGGGCCGTGAGATTTTGGGAgtattttaataaagatttcaaTGAGATCTTCCCACCGAATTTTTTTTGGAGATTTTTAGACAAGTACATAGCCGAATCTAAGTGATTTATTTTACTCTTGTATTCGGTTGACAGACTCCCCATACATTAACCATAACATGTCATGATGCAGAAGTTTATTCATTATTTTGATAAAAGGGTAATAATCGCCCAAACATTGATAGCAATAGCAATCGTTGGTTCATagtatatataacaaaacaacTCAATGTTACATATTTATCTACTCCATGGCTTTGCCTTTGCGTCGGTTGTTGCTGCTCCCACAGCTCGTCTCCAGTACATAGCAGACAATAGAGTCAACGTCATCCCCGAAAATGCTATAAGCTTCCATGGCCTGCGTATAGCTAAATCCCATCGACAAAACCATCTCTACACTGCTGCTCACCACCGTCTTCTCTTTTACTGCCTCCTTTTGTTTCCAGTCAGTTCCTGCTTTCAAGAAATTTCATTTTCGTCTCAATATGCTTGTTCTTCTCAAGGTGAGAAGGATtcaaaagaaataataataatactcaCTAGCTCCAGAAGAGGACGTCTCAGCATTAGAATTGGGACCAATACGTGGCTTGGACCATTCCATAAGATACTCAGCACGAGAAGCTTCCATTACCGACCGTTCAATTTCCTTTTCCGTAAGCTCAAGATCAGAGTAATATCTCCCTTCTGCTAACAGCGCCTGTAACATAGTCAAATACCGTATAAGTAAGCCAATACACTCAAGACAGATCAGTGACTTGTATCATATAATATGGGTTACTTGCATTATCAATCTGATGTTCTTGCTGAGCCTTAATAGCAGCTTTCACCTGCTCTCTGTCCACGTGTCTCTGGATTCAAAACAAGAAATCTGATGAGGAATAACAAATAGACGCTACTTTTCTAGTTTGAATTACCAAACTAAACTTACCCCACTGAGGCTACCAAATCCGAGACCTGCACCAACGGTCAATCGATGTGGATCCACCAAAGAATTGTAATGGTTCCCATGGTGGTAACTCAGCCTTATCGGAGGTGTATCCGTGTTGTAGCTCCCTTGAAATATGTTGATCGGCTCTATAGGAAACAAAACAttacattttcataaatttcttgtTACACTATCGAACATGAACAACTTTTTGTTTTCACTGTCAATCTAAGTTGCACCTGTGCTATATGAGTAGATGTGGATAGGCCTATTATACATTTCTGCTAAAGCTTGGATCTCCACGTTGTTTCCATAGACCTATATTACCATTATGTAAAAAGaggtaaaaacaaaagaaatttaacAAAGCCAAGACATGAATAAGAGGAAGGCACCTTATTTCTTCTTTTCCTCTTCAAGTAAGAGGTAAAGCCTTCGGTTATGAACTGAGAAAAGTGATCCCTCTCGTGTTCCTAAACCATCCCATCGTGAGTAAGTTCTGCCACTTGTTACCATTATAACTAAAAACACTACTTCTGTGCTCCCTCAAGACAAAAGTACATCGTAGTTTTAAAAGTAGTATAACACGGTAAGTAGTCTATCTATAAGTAGCAAACTTGCTTCATATATTGTTGGTTCAAGATATCTTTCCCAACATACTGTTCTCAAAAGCAAATCAGATTGTCAAATCTAATGCAGTGTGCTGGTTATAAATCACACATTTTATCCATATGCAATGTTGTTACTCGGAGTAACTTAACTCTCTTACTTAAAGTTTCATTCAAGTTTACTTATAACCTAATGCTTTATTTTACTTAAAAGCTTTCCTTTCTTGATAAGAGGAAGGAAATGCCAGAAACTAAGAATGCAGTACATTCAAATAAACAAGGTGAATAGCCTATATGTACGGTAGTAAGGTACAGTCTAGGTTCAGTTTTGGCTCATCTAATGAAAGCTAAAGTCAAAACCACCTAGCACGAGCGACAAACGATTAGAAAAATTACCATGTAATCCATGCACAGTTGTCTAGTCATGTCGTGTGACTCTGAGTCTCCATATACTTGATCTGCCACAGCCCTGAAGAGACAGTTTCCATCTTCCACCATACGCCTGATCTCGAAGCCTTTCGATTGTCTAATCTCGGTTTCAAACTGATGCTCCCTTTCCGAGCCAGAGCTAGAGCCAGCATGAGAGGGTACAAAGCATGGCATATGCTCATCGGAACTGTTATAGCCTTCGTTCTCACTCTGAGACCTTGGAGAAGAAGGGTGTGATCCACTTGGCAAACTCCTAGTGGAAACAAGAGAGCGAGGTCCAGCTCCTCTTTGTGTTGCTCCAATTCGTAAAGCACCGAAACTTCCCAAGACCGATCTCCTATTATCATTCGAAGAAGGCTTCGGTGGAGGAACGGGTAAGGGCGGTGAATCAGGGCCATCTCCACCACTAACTGGAGAATCactttcaacaacaacaacatcatcTTCTCTATCCACAGGCTCATCACTGGGGGGAAGTGATGCATCCTTAGCATCAGAGCACTCCGCTTGTTCAACAACATTAACCTCTTCTTGCTTTCCATCCGTAGTAGTTTCTTCATCAATAGTCGCTGGTGGAACCTGAGCATTATTACTGCTTGCCTGTGGTGGCTCAGATCCTGAGGAAGAAGTAGAGCGGCTTGCGTTGGA
This window encodes:
- the LOC103864775 gene encoding uncharacterized protein LOC103864775, whose protein sequence is MAMILQVPSSAPSSLWNTRNTKTRFFFLSSIQTSSESNTNKFRCRAVREKAEEKNTSPPSPEEVTKKYGLEVGLWKILTSKDEESDGETKKKKKSKTDEAKELLAKYGGAYLATSITLSLISFSLCYALVTSGVDVQALLLKVGISTNETGEKVGAFALAYAAHKAASPIRFPPTVALTPIVANWIGKKVDKEKDDE
- the LOC103864776 gene encoding F-box protein At2g27310, translated to MAHVDYSTGDSFSTLHPDIIQTQILTRLDGPTLSSTASTSSYLQTLCREQKLWQELSAATWPSINDPRVVKAISSFPSGYRSFFADSYPFSEHTWPSEKDDPPTTGLISAVDLYYRGELIYSKVQEMETESGKGSWFLSAPFRVDMLDPKESVSTRIRYPGGDYEAWVTDMEASMKLNWIVIDPVKKRAVNISSRDAVSAKRNWLTGDLEIRFSTVVTGKRAAEVAAVVSCGSAETWKEVDEEVGGEVHVREVRLGVEDIEGKCLKGRESVVILQGLLEGKRSRKDGCGEGRRGKGRYEEYVEMKTEWRKKKERREKFQDTICMIFGFSLFVLLWSFILLR
- the LOC103864777 gene encoding OTU domain-containing protein 5-B isoform X1 — its product is MARILVQRGSSSNASRSTSSSGSEPPQASSNNAQVPPATIDEETTTDGKQEEVNVVEQAECSDAKDASLPPSDEPVDREDDVVVVESDSPVSGGDGPDSPPLPVPPPKPSSNDNRRSVLGSFGALRIGATQRGAGPRSLVSTRSLPSGSHPSSPRSQSENEGYNSSDEHMPCFVPSHAGSSSGSEREHQFETEIRQSKGFEIRRMVEDGNCLFRAVADQVYGDSESHDMTRQLCMDYMEHERDHFSQFITEGFTSYLKRKRRNKVYGNNVEIQALAEMYNRPIHIYSYSTEPINIFQGSYNTDTPPIRLSYHHGNHYNSLVDPHRLTVGAGLGFGSLSGRHVDREQVKAAIKAQQEHQIDNALLAEGRYYSDLELTEKEIERSVMEASRAEYLMEWSKPRIGPNSNAETSSSGATGTDWKQKEAVKEKTVVSSSVEMVLSMGFSYTQAMEAYSIFGDDVDSIVCYVLETSCGSSNNRRKGKAME
- the LOC103864777 gene encoding OTU domain-containing protein 5-B isoform X2 — its product is MARILVQRGSSSNASRSTSSSGSEPPQASSNNAQVPPATIDEETTTDGKQEEVNVVEQAECSDAKDASLPPSDEPVDREDDVVVVESDSPVSGGDGPDSPPLPVPPPKPSSNDNRRSVLGSFGALRIGATQRGAGPRSLVSTRSLPSGSHPSSPRSQSENEGYNSSDEHMPCFVPSHAGSSSGSEREHQFETEIRQSKGFEIRRMVEDGNCLFRAVADQVYGDSESHDMTRQLCMDYMEHERDHFSQFITEGFTSYLKRKRRNKVYGNNVEIQALAEMYNRPIHIYSYSTEPINIFQGSYNTDTPPIRLSYHHGNHYNSLVDPHRLTVGAGLGFGSLSGRHVDREQVKAAIKAQQEHQIDNALLAEGRYYSDLELTEKEIERSVMEASRAEYLMEWSKPRIGPNSNAETSSSGARTDWKQKEAVKEKTVVSSSVEMVLSMGFSYTQAMEAYSIFGDDVDSIVCYVLETSCGSSNNRRKGKAME